One window from the genome of Daphnia pulex isolate KAP4 chromosome 9, ASM2113471v1 encodes:
- the LOC124202153 gene encoding homeobox protein HMX3-like → MAHYNLVNVGESISDEPLDLSMKKSRHELEYVRGPLVVQPNTLQPPKVVVARIWQTNVVIRSLIESPQQVQQLQHPEVPKEKPIPKAQPRKRFRFNHYQIGIMERVFEIKKFPSSAEIIETANLLGASATQVRNWFARRCSKWKREFMRSAKLVRIAPAPAQESSTSSSFHPSSSSSTF, encoded by the exons atggcTCATTATAATCTTGTGAATGTTGGTGAGTCGATTAGTGACGAGCCTCTCGATTTGAGCATGAAAAAAAGTCGACATGAATTGGAATATGTTCGTGGTCCTCTCGTGGTCCAACCGAACACGTTGCAACCACCAAAAGTCGTGGTGGCTCGAATATGGCAGACTAATGTAGTGATACGTTCACTGATAGAATCCCCGCAACAAGTGCAACAACTGCAACATCCCGAGGTACCGAAGGAGAAGCCCATCCCAAAAGCACAACCCAGGAAAAGGTTTCGTTTCAATCATTACCAGATCGGTATCATGGAACgtgtttttgaaattaaaaaatttccatcatCCGCCGAGATCATCGAAACTGCTAATCTGCTCGGTGCAAGTGCCACTCAA GTCAGAAATTGGTTTGCCAGGCGTTGCTCTAAATGGAAGAGAGAGTTCATGCGTTCGGCCAAACTCGTAAGGATCGCTCCGGCCCCTGCACAAGAGTCTTCAACATCTTCATCCTTTCatccatcatcttcatcatcaacgtTCTAA
- the LOC124202154 gene encoding uncharacterized protein LOC124202154 isoform X2 translates to MKFKILCLCLLLQVAVRAEDVWKWSSSTPLVSTTEASTTTAASTQESSFRYAGLTTAEIVESNDSYHVAVSGKYSPAAPATSHEVLPEVDSYIPVDAGTASVKETYEVVYEDVSSEKSLQEAKDNEARTHLKEKLCRLGLAKECFKLEAKSYGVGIDPSVVSYVQPVAIVPVGDPVPAVPLGVGVGKFRSVQHGKISKGKSKGQPASRFGGPSLLPLGPYGGNSLGTGYGGFGSLGGITSLPIPARLPPAPVQHVHQHHQVVSPPQILTAPYSAAPPPVVYKSPPSYNPPPQVYQPAQAPSYNPPPQVYQPAQAPSYNPPPQVYQPAPPVYQPAQTPPPQVYQPSPPAYNPPSPPRQEYNNPAPARPYNPPPSTSYTNGVNSYVQREQCVCVPIGQCPSYDIIGREARDYQIDPRSKLNLTGIISDYDEEIVVGKVPEVQPQVASSSTEDSIRPRRQNPHRRQAIVRGDIDPLNEAGEISKPVGPPVENSEDPVVITGKSRNFNRPQRSARGGPYGEEAPLNGQGIQRVGLAFEDEVSARTHHYGFGKGFKKAFGKGYGVPFPVATPVAVPQPYGVPYAVPQPVPVPQPYAVPQPVPVRVPVVQHVPVQVPVHVPVRVEVPVHVPVRVEVPVRVEVPVPVAAPYAVPVPYEQPILVHHHYHRQHYAPPPVPFYPPKASVYHPGAYQPPAYGTPTHGYSGPVPSYSASYEQAAYYGAKEGSPSPPEVTGQTQGVGQVHSAVAETNSPAQLQTTGFDSITVQAAPNRGARTNEQQPRTRTSAVRFIESRSGHAESSSSPTASSTTSSAVKFESAKRKRSPQKQFDTEGSKPSEFDVDTEGRQVGGQQTCSYSQVCCRSSPSSNRYSGGAPAGTCGKRNPQGINGRIKSLPHSDGEAEFGEYPWQVAVLKKDQYDNVYVCGGALVGPSHILTVAHCIKGNAPRDLRIRLGEWDVNRESEFYPHIERDVISVIIHPEYYPGNLYNDIAVIKFEGAVDFGYNPHIAPICVPQRYQDFAGSRCWVSGWGKDAFETGGKYQNILKEVDLTVVGNSECENKLRRTRLGYEFNLHSGFLCAGGEEGKDACKGDGGGPLVCENRGSWFLAGLVSWGIGCGQYDTPGVYTKVSEFSDWVQKTVVF, encoded by the exons atgaaattcaaaattctctGCTTGTGTCTCCTCTTACAAGTGGCCGTTCGGGCAGAAGACGTATGGAAATGGTCCTCTTCGACTCCGCTGGTCTCCACAACGGAAGCTTCTACCACAACCGCCGCCAGCACACAAGAAAGTAGTTTCAGATATGCCGGGTTAACTACTGCGGAAATAGTCGAATCTAATGATTCTTATCATGTTGCAGTCAGCG GGAAATACTCACCTGCGGCACCAGCCACTAGTCACGAAGTGTTGCCAGAAGTAGACAGTTACATTCCCGTTGATGCTGGAACGGCGTCAGTAAAAGAAACTTACGAAGTCGTTTACGAAGATGTGTCTAGTGAAAAATCTCTTCAAGAGGCCAAAGATAACGAAGCTCGCACTCACCTCAAGGAGAAGCTCTGCAGACTTGGATTGGCCAAAGAG tGTTTCAAATTGGAAGCCAAGTCCTATGGCGTCGGTATCGATCCTTCTGTCGTTTCCTACGTCCAGCCAGTGGCGATTGTTCCGGTTGGAGACCCTGTGCCGGCAGTTCCACTTGGAGTGGGCGTCGGTAAGTTCCGATCAGTTCAACATGGCAAAATCTCAAAAGGCAAATCGAAAGGCCAACCGGCCAGCAGATTTGGAGGTCCTTCACTTCTCCCACTCGGCCCATATGGCGGTAATAGTCTAGGTACTGGTTATGGAGGATTTGGTAGTTTAGGTGGTATTACGTCACTTCCTATACCCGCAAGACTTCCGCCAGCTCCAGTCCAGCATGTCCACCAACATCATCAAGTTGTTTCACCTCCTCAGATCTTAACCGCTCCCTACAGCGCTGCTCCTCCGCCAGTAGTCTACAAATCTCCTCCTTCGTACAATCCTCCGCCCCAAGTTTACCAACCTGCCCAGGCTCCTTCATATAATCCCCCGCCCCAAGTTTACCAACCTGCCCAGGCTCCTTCGTATAATCCCCCGCCCCAAGTCTATCAACCTGCACCTCCAGTTTACCAACCTGCTCAGACTCCTCCTCCACAAGTTTACCAGCCTTCTCCTCCGGCTTACAATCCTCCTTCTCCACCGCGACAAGAATACAACAATCCAGCTCCGGCCCGGCCATACAATCCTCCTCCATCCACGTCATACACCAACGGAGTCAACTCTTACGTCCAGCGAGAACAATGTGTCTGCGTGCCGATTGGGCAGTGTCCCTCTTATGACATTATCGGACGTGAAGCTCGCGACTATCAAATAGATCCTCGATCCAAGTTGAATTTGACTGGCATTATCTCTGATTACGACGAAGAAATTGTCGTTGGCAAAGTGCCGGAAGTACAACCGCAAGTCGCTTCAAGTTCAACGGAAGATTCGATTCGTCCTCGCCGCCAGAATCCTCATCGCAGACAGGCCATTGTCAGAGGCGACATTGATCCTTTAAATGAAGCCGGCGAAATATCTAAGCCAGTTGGCCCTCCAGTC GAGAATTCTGAAGATCCTGTCGTAATTACCGGTAAATCGAGGAACTTCAACAGACCGCAGAGGTCAGCCCGAGGGGGGCCGTACGGAGAGGAGGCACCGTTGAACGGACAAGGAATTCAAAGAGTTGGTTTAGCGTTCGAGGACGAAGTTTCCGCCAGAACCCATCATTACGGTTTTGGCAaaggttttaaaaaagcttttgGCAAAGGCTACGGCGTTCCGTTTCCAGTGGCTACACCTGTCGCCGTGCCGCAACCTTACGGAGTACCTTACGCTGTGCCTCAACCTGTACCTGTCCCTCAACCTTACGCTGTACCACAGCCCGTTCCTGTTAGAGTGCCTGTCGTCCAACACGTTCCTGTCCAAGTTCCAGTTCATGTTCCAGTCAGGGTGGAAGTTCCTGTCCATGTTCCAGTTCGTGTAGAAGTCCCTGTCCGAGTTGAAGTCCCTGTACCGGTGGCAGCTCCTTATGCAGTCCCTGTACCGTATGAGCAACCGATCCTGGTCCATCACCACTATCATCGCCAACATTACGCTCCTCCACCGGTGCCTTTTTATCCCCCAAAGGCTTCCGTCTATCATCCAGGGGCTTATCAGCCTCCAGCGTATGGGACTCCCACTCACGGATATAGCGGTCCTGTACCGAGTTACTCCGCTAGCTACGAGCAAGCTGCTTACTATGGAGCAAAGGAAGGATCACCTTCTCCACCAGAAGTCACAGGGCAAACTCAGGGTGTAGGGCAAGTTCACTCGGCAGTGGCAGAAACTAATTCACCTGCGCAATTACAGACAACTGGGTTCGATTCAATCACTGTTCAGGCCGCTCCAAATCGAGGAGCCAGAACTAACGAACAGCAGCCCAGAACTCGAACTAGTGCAGTACGTTTTATTGAATCCCGTTCTGGTCACGCTgaatcctcctcctctcctACGGCATCGTCTACCACATCTTCCGCTGTCAAATTCGAATCGGCAAAGAGGAAGCGATCACCTCAGAAGCAATTTGACACTGAAGGAAGCAAACCATCAGAATTCGATGTG GATACAGAAGGTCGCCAAGTTGGCGGACAGCAAACTTGTAGCTACTCGCAAGTATGTTGTCGATCTTCGCCGTCATCTAATCGATACTCTGGCGGAGCGCCAGCCGGAACTTGCGGTAAACGAAATCCACAAGGCATCAACGGCCGCATTAAAAGTTTACCCCACTCTGACGGAGAAGCCGAATTTGGCGAATATCCATG GCAAGTTGCTGTTTTGAAGAAAGATCAATACGATAACGTCTACGTTTGTGGAGGAGCTCTAGTCGGACCTTCTCACATCCTCACTGTAGCTCACTGCATAAAAGG GAATGCTCCTCGTGATTTAAGAATTCGTTTGGGCGAGTGGGATGTCAACCGAGAGTCGGAATTCTATCCGCATATCGAAAGAGACGTTATCTCTGTTATTATCCATCCGGAATACTATCCGGGCAATCTCTACAATGACATTGCCGTCATCAAGTTTGAAGGGGCTGTCGACTTTGGTTACAA tccGCACATTGCTCCGATTTGTGTGCCCCAGAGATATCAAGATTTTGCTGGATCTCGGTGTTGGGTTTCCGGATGGGGAAAAGACGCATTTGAAACTGGAGGAAAATATCAGAATATTCTCAAG gAAGTAGACCTAACTGTAGTTGGCAATTCCGAGTGTGAAAACAAATTGCGTCGTACAAGGCTAGGCTACGAATTCAATTTACATTCCGGATTCCTCTGCGCCGGAGGTGAAGAGGGAAAAGATGCCTGCAAG GGCGATGGTGGAGGCCCGTTGGTGTGCGAGAATCGTGGTAGCTGGTTCCTGGCAGGCCTCGTTAGCTGGGGCATCGGTTGCGGTCAATACGACACTCCCGGTGTTTACACGAAAGTGTCCGAATTCTCCGATTGGGTCCAAAAGACGGtcgtcttttga
- the LOC124202154 gene encoding uncharacterized protein LOC124202154 isoform X1 codes for MKFKILCLCLLLQVAVRAEDVWKWSSSTPLVSTTEASTTTAASTQESSFRYAGLTTAEIVESNDSYHVAVSDDAGKYSPAAPATSHEVLPEVDSYIPVDAGTASVKETYEVVYEDVSSEKSLQEAKDNEARTHLKEKLCRLGLAKECFKLEAKSYGVGIDPSVVSYVQPVAIVPVGDPVPAVPLGVGVGKFRSVQHGKISKGKSKGQPASRFGGPSLLPLGPYGGNSLGTGYGGFGSLGGITSLPIPARLPPAPVQHVHQHHQVVSPPQILTAPYSAAPPPVVYKSPPSYNPPPQVYQPAQAPSYNPPPQVYQPAQAPSYNPPPQVYQPAPPVYQPAQTPPPQVYQPSPPAYNPPSPPRQEYNNPAPARPYNPPPSTSYTNGVNSYVQREQCVCVPIGQCPSYDIIGREARDYQIDPRSKLNLTGIISDYDEEIVVGKVPEVQPQVASSSTEDSIRPRRQNPHRRQAIVRGDIDPLNEAGEISKPVGPPVENSEDPVVITGKSRNFNRPQRSARGGPYGEEAPLNGQGIQRVGLAFEDEVSARTHHYGFGKGFKKAFGKGYGVPFPVATPVAVPQPYGVPYAVPQPVPVPQPYAVPQPVPVRVPVVQHVPVQVPVHVPVRVEVPVHVPVRVEVPVRVEVPVPVAAPYAVPVPYEQPILVHHHYHRQHYAPPPVPFYPPKASVYHPGAYQPPAYGTPTHGYSGPVPSYSASYEQAAYYGAKEGSPSPPEVTGQTQGVGQVHSAVAETNSPAQLQTTGFDSITVQAAPNRGARTNEQQPRTRTSAVRFIESRSGHAESSSSPTASSTTSSAVKFESAKRKRSPQKQFDTEGSKPSEFDVDTEGRQVGGQQTCSYSQVCCRSSPSSNRYSGGAPAGTCGKRNPQGINGRIKSLPHSDGEAEFGEYPWQVAVLKKDQYDNVYVCGGALVGPSHILTVAHCIKGNAPRDLRIRLGEWDVNRESEFYPHIERDVISVIIHPEYYPGNLYNDIAVIKFEGAVDFGYNPHIAPICVPQRYQDFAGSRCWVSGWGKDAFETGGKYQNILKEVDLTVVGNSECENKLRRTRLGYEFNLHSGFLCAGGEEGKDACKGDGGGPLVCENRGSWFLAGLVSWGIGCGQYDTPGVYTKVSEFSDWVQKTVVF; via the exons atgaaattcaaaattctctGCTTGTGTCTCCTCTTACAAGTGGCCGTTCGGGCAGAAGACGTATGGAAATGGTCCTCTTCGACTCCGCTGGTCTCCACAACGGAAGCTTCTACCACAACCGCCGCCAGCACACAAGAAAGTAGTTTCAGATATGCCGGGTTAACTACTGCGGAAATAGTCGAATCTAATGATTCTTATCATGTTGCAGTCAGCG atgATGCAGGGAAATACTCACCTGCGGCACCAGCCACTAGTCACGAAGTGTTGCCAGAAGTAGACAGTTACATTCCCGTTGATGCTGGAACGGCGTCAGTAAAAGAAACTTACGAAGTCGTTTACGAAGATGTGTCTAGTGAAAAATCTCTTCAAGAGGCCAAAGATAACGAAGCTCGCACTCACCTCAAGGAGAAGCTCTGCAGACTTGGATTGGCCAAAGAG tGTTTCAAATTGGAAGCCAAGTCCTATGGCGTCGGTATCGATCCTTCTGTCGTTTCCTACGTCCAGCCAGTGGCGATTGTTCCGGTTGGAGACCCTGTGCCGGCAGTTCCACTTGGAGTGGGCGTCGGTAAGTTCCGATCAGTTCAACATGGCAAAATCTCAAAAGGCAAATCGAAAGGCCAACCGGCCAGCAGATTTGGAGGTCCTTCACTTCTCCCACTCGGCCCATATGGCGGTAATAGTCTAGGTACTGGTTATGGAGGATTTGGTAGTTTAGGTGGTATTACGTCACTTCCTATACCCGCAAGACTTCCGCCAGCTCCAGTCCAGCATGTCCACCAACATCATCAAGTTGTTTCACCTCCTCAGATCTTAACCGCTCCCTACAGCGCTGCTCCTCCGCCAGTAGTCTACAAATCTCCTCCTTCGTACAATCCTCCGCCCCAAGTTTACCAACCTGCCCAGGCTCCTTCATATAATCCCCCGCCCCAAGTTTACCAACCTGCCCAGGCTCCTTCGTATAATCCCCCGCCCCAAGTCTATCAACCTGCACCTCCAGTTTACCAACCTGCTCAGACTCCTCCTCCACAAGTTTACCAGCCTTCTCCTCCGGCTTACAATCCTCCTTCTCCACCGCGACAAGAATACAACAATCCAGCTCCGGCCCGGCCATACAATCCTCCTCCATCCACGTCATACACCAACGGAGTCAACTCTTACGTCCAGCGAGAACAATGTGTCTGCGTGCCGATTGGGCAGTGTCCCTCTTATGACATTATCGGACGTGAAGCTCGCGACTATCAAATAGATCCTCGATCCAAGTTGAATTTGACTGGCATTATCTCTGATTACGACGAAGAAATTGTCGTTGGCAAAGTGCCGGAAGTACAACCGCAAGTCGCTTCAAGTTCAACGGAAGATTCGATTCGTCCTCGCCGCCAGAATCCTCATCGCAGACAGGCCATTGTCAGAGGCGACATTGATCCTTTAAATGAAGCCGGCGAAATATCTAAGCCAGTTGGCCCTCCAGTC GAGAATTCTGAAGATCCTGTCGTAATTACCGGTAAATCGAGGAACTTCAACAGACCGCAGAGGTCAGCCCGAGGGGGGCCGTACGGAGAGGAGGCACCGTTGAACGGACAAGGAATTCAAAGAGTTGGTTTAGCGTTCGAGGACGAAGTTTCCGCCAGAACCCATCATTACGGTTTTGGCAaaggttttaaaaaagcttttgGCAAAGGCTACGGCGTTCCGTTTCCAGTGGCTACACCTGTCGCCGTGCCGCAACCTTACGGAGTACCTTACGCTGTGCCTCAACCTGTACCTGTCCCTCAACCTTACGCTGTACCACAGCCCGTTCCTGTTAGAGTGCCTGTCGTCCAACACGTTCCTGTCCAAGTTCCAGTTCATGTTCCAGTCAGGGTGGAAGTTCCTGTCCATGTTCCAGTTCGTGTAGAAGTCCCTGTCCGAGTTGAAGTCCCTGTACCGGTGGCAGCTCCTTATGCAGTCCCTGTACCGTATGAGCAACCGATCCTGGTCCATCACCACTATCATCGCCAACATTACGCTCCTCCACCGGTGCCTTTTTATCCCCCAAAGGCTTCCGTCTATCATCCAGGGGCTTATCAGCCTCCAGCGTATGGGACTCCCACTCACGGATATAGCGGTCCTGTACCGAGTTACTCCGCTAGCTACGAGCAAGCTGCTTACTATGGAGCAAAGGAAGGATCACCTTCTCCACCAGAAGTCACAGGGCAAACTCAGGGTGTAGGGCAAGTTCACTCGGCAGTGGCAGAAACTAATTCACCTGCGCAATTACAGACAACTGGGTTCGATTCAATCACTGTTCAGGCCGCTCCAAATCGAGGAGCCAGAACTAACGAACAGCAGCCCAGAACTCGAACTAGTGCAGTACGTTTTATTGAATCCCGTTCTGGTCACGCTgaatcctcctcctctcctACGGCATCGTCTACCACATCTTCCGCTGTCAAATTCGAATCGGCAAAGAGGAAGCGATCACCTCAGAAGCAATTTGACACTGAAGGAAGCAAACCATCAGAATTCGATGTG GATACAGAAGGTCGCCAAGTTGGCGGACAGCAAACTTGTAGCTACTCGCAAGTATGTTGTCGATCTTCGCCGTCATCTAATCGATACTCTGGCGGAGCGCCAGCCGGAACTTGCGGTAAACGAAATCCACAAGGCATCAACGGCCGCATTAAAAGTTTACCCCACTCTGACGGAGAAGCCGAATTTGGCGAATATCCATG GCAAGTTGCTGTTTTGAAGAAAGATCAATACGATAACGTCTACGTTTGTGGAGGAGCTCTAGTCGGACCTTCTCACATCCTCACTGTAGCTCACTGCATAAAAGG GAATGCTCCTCGTGATTTAAGAATTCGTTTGGGCGAGTGGGATGTCAACCGAGAGTCGGAATTCTATCCGCATATCGAAAGAGACGTTATCTCTGTTATTATCCATCCGGAATACTATCCGGGCAATCTCTACAATGACATTGCCGTCATCAAGTTTGAAGGGGCTGTCGACTTTGGTTACAA tccGCACATTGCTCCGATTTGTGTGCCCCAGAGATATCAAGATTTTGCTGGATCTCGGTGTTGGGTTTCCGGATGGGGAAAAGACGCATTTGAAACTGGAGGAAAATATCAGAATATTCTCAAG gAAGTAGACCTAACTGTAGTTGGCAATTCCGAGTGTGAAAACAAATTGCGTCGTACAAGGCTAGGCTACGAATTCAATTTACATTCCGGATTCCTCTGCGCCGGAGGTGAAGAGGGAAAAGATGCCTGCAAG GGCGATGGTGGAGGCCCGTTGGTGTGCGAGAATCGTGGTAGCTGGTTCCTGGCAGGCCTCGTTAGCTGGGGCATCGGTTGCGGTCAATACGACACTCCCGGTGTTTACACGAAAGTGTCCGAATTCTCCGATTGGGTCCAAAAGACGGtcgtcttttga
- the LOC124202158 gene encoding threonine-rich protein-like isoform X2: MFRYGLLLLIACSVAAVAAEEWNVEDRQLACAGTLVTNADGTRSCVTQIGVSSTGYPIYKVTNQNTGVTTYVTQTGVSPTGQPIFNTSNTYPMTNYVNTCTGTLVTNSDGTRSCVTQVGTSSLGYPINTVTNLNTGVTSYVTQTGVNASGQPAYSVTPTYPASTTTAATTCAGTTVTNSDGTRSCVTQVGTSNTGYPINQVTNLNTGVTSYVEQTGISSTGQPTYSVTPYFPTNSLATTTVAPTTTTAAPTTTAAPVTTAAPVTTVAPVTTAAPVPNPFVY, encoded by the exons ATGTTCCGCTACGGCCTTTTATTGCTGATCGCTTGCAGCGTCGCTGCAGTTGCTGCGGAAGag tgGAATGTCGAAGACAGACAACTGGCATGTGCTGGAACTTTGGTCACCAACGCTGATGGAACACGATCATGTGTCACGCAAATCGGTGTCTCTAGCACTGGCTACCCCATCTACAAA GTTACCAACCAAAACACTGGAGTCACCACTTACGTCACACAGACCGGAGTCAGCCCTACTGGCCAGCCCATCTTCAACACCTCTAACACTTACCCGATGACCAACTACGTCAACACTTGCACCGGCACACTGGTGACAAACAGCGACGGCACTCGATCCTGCGTTACCCAAGTCGGCACATCCAGCCTCGGCTACCCCATTAACACC GTGACCAACTTGAACACTGGTGTCACCAGCTACGTCACACAAACCGGCGTGAACGCATCCGGCCAACCGGCTTACAGCGTGACTCCCACCTATCCCGCCAGCACCACCACTGCTGCCACTACCTGCGCTGGTACCACGGTGACCAATAGCGATGGCACTCGATCCTGCGTGACTCAAGTTGGAACATCCAACACCGGCTACCCCATTAACCAA GTTACCAACTTGAACACCGGCGTCACcagctacgttgaacagaccGGCATCAGCTCAACTGGCCAGCCAACCTACAGCGTCACTCCTTACTTCCCAACGAATTCTCTTGCTACCACCACGGTTGCTCCTACCACTACCACAGCTGCCCCCACAACAACTGCTGCTCCCGTAACTACGGCTGCTCCTGTAACTACTGTTGCTCCCGTAACTACTGCTGCTCCCGTGCCCAATCCTTTCGTTTACTAA
- the LOC124202158 gene encoding mucin-5AC-like isoform X1: MFRYGLLLLIACSVAAVAAEEWNVEDRQLACAGTLVTNADGTRSCVTQIGVSSTGYPIYKVTNQNTGVTTYVTQTGVSPTGQPIFNTSNTYPMTNYVNTCTGTLVTNSDGTRSCVTQVGTSSLGYPINTVTNLNTGVTSYVTQTGVNASGQPAYSVTPTYPASTTTAATTCAGTTVTNSDGTRSCVTQVGTSNTGYPINQVTNLNTGATNYVQQTGVSPTNQPTYCKPATYPVNTNYACAGTTVTNSDGTKSCVTQVGTSTSGYPISQVTNLNTGVTSYVEQTGISSTGQPTYSVTPYFPTNSLATTTVAPTTTTAAPTTTAAPVTTAAPVTTVAPVTTAAPVPNPFVY, from the exons ATGTTCCGCTACGGCCTTTTATTGCTGATCGCTTGCAGCGTCGCTGCAGTTGCTGCGGAAGag tgGAATGTCGAAGACAGACAACTGGCATGTGCTGGAACTTTGGTCACCAACGCTGATGGAACACGATCATGTGTCACGCAAATCGGTGTCTCTAGCACTGGCTACCCCATCTACAAA GTTACCAACCAAAACACTGGAGTCACCACTTACGTCACACAGACCGGAGTCAGCCCTACTGGCCAGCCCATCTTCAACACCTCTAACACTTACCCGATGACCAACTACGTCAACACTTGCACCGGCACACTGGTGACAAACAGCGACGGCACTCGATCCTGCGTTACCCAAGTCGGCACATCCAGCCTCGGCTACCCCATTAACACC GTGACCAACTTGAACACTGGTGTCACCAGCTACGTCACACAAACCGGCGTGAACGCATCCGGCCAACCGGCTTACAGCGTGACTCCCACCTATCCCGCCAGCACCACCACTGCTGCCACTACCTGCGCTGGTACCACGGTGACCAATAGCGATGGCACTCGATCCTGCGTGACTCAAGTTGGAACATCCAACACCGGCTACCCCATTAACCAA GTGACCAACTTGAACACCGGAGCCACCAATTACGTGCAACAGACGGGAGTGAGCCCCACCAATCAACCGACCTACTGCAAACCCGCTACGTACCCTGTCAACACCAACTACGCCTGTGCTGGCACCACGGTGACCAATAGTGACGGCACCAAATCCTGCGTGACTCAAGTTGGAACATCCACCAGTGGCTACCCTATTTCacaa GTTACCAACTTGAACACCGGCGTCACcagctacgttgaacagaccGGCATCAGCTCAACTGGCCAGCCAACCTACAGCGTCACTCCTTACTTCCCAACGAATTCTCTTGCTACCACCACGGTTGCTCCTACCACTACCACAGCTGCCCCCACAACAACTGCTGCTCCCGTAACTACGGCTGCTCCTGTAACTACTGTTGCTCCCGTAACTACTGCTGCTCCCGTGCCCAATCCTTTCGTTTACTAA
- the LOC124202157 gene encoding methyl farnesoate epoxidase-like, which yields MPNLLILFGPVLVLYTLIKLSKRPPHFPPGPRGLPLLGYLSPVLSKKESFFKAMQKLAKKYGPVTGFYLGPNQPLISVVGTEAVREALQNKDLDGRLCGALQLHSLTFGERLGITFVEGDVWKKQRKFTHRQLRELGFGKTSIENQMMNEITELMSIVAQTAQSHPDHVVDFESIFSVSVINIIWAIIGGKSYPQNDRTIGNLSYNISRFLESGGDLVTGNLPVPAFLLRLFPYLPKLIGMKTYLFMPIQKLIQDTIDEHLLTRIKEDAPRDFIDVYLAKMEEQLKKDCSSTYSKKQLIAIIQDLAIAGFHTSSSTIVFAILSMINYPIIQQKVRDELEEICGDSLPSLAHQPRLPYTEAVLMEVMRMSPIAPLAVPHRAMKDTQLQGFTIPKGSVLAINLDSVFKDPIAWGDPEIFRPERHLDQEGKIFRNDAFIPFGLGKRVCLGEALARNTVFLFIASFVKTFQLKSLPNQPPPTLEPAIGFVSNPQPFKAVVIPCAH from the exons ATGCCTAATTTACTGATTCTATTCGGCCCGGTTCTTGTGCTTTACACGCTCATCAAATTGTCCAAGCGGCCTCCTCATTTCCCACCAG gcCCTAGAGGATTGCCGTTGCTGGGATATCTTTCGCCTGTGCTGTCCAAAAAggaatcatttttcaaagccaTGCAAAAATTAGCTAAGAAGTACGGACCGGTGACTGGCTTCTATTTGGGACCCAATCAGCCATTGATTTCGGTTGTCGGGACAGAGGCTGTCAGAGAAGCCCTGCAAAACAAGGATCTCGACGGCAGACTTTGCGGTGCTTTACAACTTCATTCTTTGACCTTTGGGGAGAGACTAG GCATCACTTTTGTGGAAGGCGACGTTTGGAAGAAGCAGCGGAAATTCACGCATCGCCAATTGCGTGAACTTGGGTTCGGGAAAACCTCGATCGAGAACCAGATGATGAACGAGATCACCGAATTAATGTCGATTGTGGCTCAAACGGCTCAATCGCATCCGGATCACGTTGTCGATTTCGAATCCATTTTCTCAGTATCGGTGATTAACATTATTTGGGCAATTATTGGAGGGAAAAGTTATCCTCAAAACGACCGAACGATAGGCAATTTGTCGTACAACATCAGTCGATTTCTCGAAAGCGGAGGGGATCTTGTGACGGGTAATTTGCCAGTTCCAGCGTTCCTGCTTCGCCTATTCCCTTATCTACCAAAACTGATTGGAATGAAAACCTATTTGTTTATGCCCATACAAAAACTCATTCAG GACACTATTGACGAACATTTATTGACGAGAATAAAGGAAGACGCCCCTCGTGATTTCATCGACGTCTACTTGGCCAAAATGGAggaacaattgaaaaaagattgttCATCTACTTACAgca AGAAACAGCTGATAGCAATAATTCAGGACCTTGCCATAGCAGGCTTTCACACTTCTTCCAGTACTATtg taTTTGCTATTCTCTCGATGATTAATTATCCGATAATCCAACAGAAGGTGCGTGATGAACTGGAAGAAATTTGTGGCGATTCTCTGCCGTCATTAGCACATCAACCAAG ACTGCCCTACACTGAAGCTGTTTTAATGGAAGTCATGAGAATGTCCCCCATCGCCCCACTGGCTGTTCCTCATCGTGCCATGAAAGATACACAACTTCAAGGTTTCACCATTCCCAAG GGAAGCGTTCTTGCCATTAATCTCGATTCGGTTTTCAAAGACCCAATCGCATGGGGCGATCCGGAAATATTCCGGCCAGAGCGTCACTTGGATcaggaaggaaaaatatttagaaatgaCGCCTTCATTCCTTTTGGTCTAG GCAAACGCGTCTGTTTGGGTGAGGCGTTGGCTAGAAACACGGTATTCCTATTCATTGCGTCGTTCGTGAAAACGTTCCAACTCAAATCTCTGCCAAACCAGCCACCGCCGACGCTGGAACCCGCCATCGGATTCGTTTCAAACCCCCAGCCATTCAAAGCCGTCGTCATTCCATGCGCTCATTAG